A region from the Deltaproteobacteria bacterium genome encodes:
- a CDS encoding phosphoenolpyruvate carboxykinase — MAGNIPKNLLVQPKQVIANPTASELREMVAAMPNAKKTEFGNYAVQVKVKARSKKSTYIVSDTPEKHTDQCMTRVKAEEMALFQNEYIKDQVMLVIDGFIGGDPATRTSCRLTIEKTNANIAAMQQQLYFNPTTEELENFEPELNVIYTPNLKAEGFPDDRLISVDLDNKITRVFNSDYFGESKKGGLRMWNKLVYDKGGLPLHAGCKVIPVGDDKRTALIIGLSGTGKTTTTFTQQNSSQPVQDDFVALMPDGSVLGTENGCFAKTFGLNADNEPMIHNAVVQPEAYLENVAVGDDGKVDFTDKSYTENGRATFPFRLIPEAADPKTLPPVSFVLILNRNENIIPAVARLTKEQAAAYFMLGETKGTSAGGAEEAGKALRVPGTNPFFPLLHGQQGNRFLELADNLPFAVYLMNTGWVGGVDGTEFSKKVKIRHSSAVVQGIADEAISWKKCATFGYEVATKLTGMNNGDHNLLNPQDYYVSTERSGEYETIASGLREDRKSHLAKFPGLNPVLIEAIS, encoded by the coding sequence CCCAACAGCTTCTGAACTACGTGAAATGGTAGCGGCAATGCCGAACGCCAAGAAAACAGAGTTCGGTAATTACGCAGTTCAAGTGAAGGTAAAAGCTCGATCTAAAAAGTCGACTTATATCGTATCCGACACACCTGAGAAGCATACTGATCAGTGCATGACCCGTGTAAAAGCCGAAGAAATGGCACTGTTTCAAAATGAATACATCAAAGATCAGGTCATGTTGGTCATTGACGGTTTCATTGGTGGTGATCCTGCGACGCGTACATCTTGTCGACTCACTATCGAGAAGACCAATGCAAACATTGCGGCCATGCAACAGCAGCTCTACTTCAATCCAACGACTGAAGAGCTCGAAAACTTTGAGCCTGAACTTAACGTTATCTACACGCCAAACTTAAAGGCCGAAGGCTTCCCAGACGACAGACTCATCTCGGTAGACCTCGACAACAAAATCACTCGAGTATTCAACTCTGATTATTTCGGAGAATCGAAAAAGGGTGGCCTTCGCATGTGGAACAAGCTTGTCTATGACAAGGGCGGTCTTCCTCTCCACGCCGGTTGTAAAGTCATTCCAGTAGGCGACGACAAGCGCACAGCACTGATTATCGGTCTTTCTGGTACCGGTAAGACAACAACGACTTTTACCCAGCAAAACAGCAGCCAGCCTGTGCAGGACGACTTTGTCGCTCTGATGCCTGATGGAAGCGTTTTAGGAACCGAAAACGGCTGTTTCGCCAAAACTTTCGGCCTCAATGCTGATAACGAGCCAATGATTCACAATGCTGTTGTTCAGCCAGAAGCTTATCTGGAAAACGTGGCAGTTGGTGATGATGGCAAAGTTGACTTCACTGACAAGAGCTACACAGAAAATGGTCGGGCAACATTCCCCTTCCGTTTGATTCCAGAAGCAGCGGATCCAAAGACACTGCCTCCTGTAAGCTTTGTTTTGATTCTCAACCGCAACGAAAACATCATTCCAGCAGTAGCACGGCTTACTAAAGAGCAGGCCGCAGCATACTTCATGCTGGGTGAGACCAAAGGAACGTCGGCTGGCGGCGCAGAAGAGGCAGGCAAGGCACTTCGTGTACCAGGAACCAACCCCTTCTTCCCATTGCTCCACGGACAGCAGGGCAACCGCTTCCTCGAGCTCGCTGACAACCTTCCCTTTGCGGTTTATCTCATGAACACCGGCTGGGTCGGTGGTGTAGATGGAACAGAATTCTCCAAGAAGGTTAAAATTCGTCACTCATCGGCAGTCGTTCAAGGAATTGCTGACGAGGCGATCTCCTGGAAGAAGTGTGCAACTTTCGGCTACGAAGTTGCCACCAAGCTTACGGGTATGAACAACGGTGACCATAACCTCTTAAACCCTCAAGATTATTACGTAAGTACCGAGCGCAGTGGTGAGTATGAAACCATCGCCAGTGGACTTCGCGAAGACAGAAAAAGCCACCTGGCAAAGTTCCCTGGACTGAACCCGGTTCTGATCGAAGCGATTTCTTAA